One segment of Falco biarmicus isolate bFalBia1 chromosome 12, bFalBia1.pri, whole genome shotgun sequence DNA contains the following:
- the SANBR gene encoding SANT and BTB domain regulator of class switch recombination isoform X3: protein MSRGFSENNNFPYDNNQMVLDMILCSLIGVPQPINWDSVARLVPGYTSKECAKRFDELKGSGSSPVDNQYNPLMAAGGSPVETLATYIKSSLLDTQTECQEPAIGQDSVTVTGRPSTTSTRNCSSESEKGPVHKSGESTDETQGPNMVIHVCDEAKNLKEDFVCPRDLLISEMKYFAEYLSVDAQRWEEVDISVHCDVHIFDWLIRYVKRNTKDSEANEMPTLEPSNVISILISSEFLKMDSLVEKCIHYCHKNMNAIVATPCNMNCINANLVTHIADLFTHNELEELKDKRDKFKSKLFCKKIERLFDPEYLNPDSRGNAATLYRDKTWEVHEYLICLHEELKSWRDVYWRLWGTVNWLTCSRCNQSFLCTEFSHCQYHLQPVLYPSVVSALGSTATGVYPCCNQKVLRFDPTTLPKGCQVRDHVVDLPSGNEDGDALPSQTTKILNDLLHHRDVIVVPFTKDENSDSGIGLCDEKGIECDVLVEPNMPWGPKTGEINAFLSLKNWTLQLKQQSLLSEEEEYTTGSEVTEDEVGDEEEVCRKPAGRKEKLKKSYKHPKKVVSSPSVQKKEKPSDKSSSRDASPFTVSMQQNKWDASRSLRFNQDAQREDDQRRMSEITGHLIKMRLGDLDRVKSKDSKEYAGGIYSRLEAQIKASAQVSARQNNAEKNARSKSRFGQGRPT from the exons ATGAGTCGtggattttcagaaaacaataaCTTTCCGTATGACAACAATCAAATGGTTTTGGATATGATCCTGTGTTCCCTCATTGGTGTTCCTCAGCCTATCAACTGGGACAGTGTGGCAAGGCTAGTTCCAGGATATACATCCAAAGAG TGTGCAAAAAGGTTTGATGAACTAAAAGGCAGTGGAAGTTCACCTGTTGACAACCAGTATAACCCCCTGATGGCCGCTGGTGGGAGTCCTGTGGAAACTTTAGCTACGTACATCAAATCCTCCTTGCTTGATACACAGACAGAGTGTCAGGAGCCTGCTATTGGGCAGGATTCCGTTACTGTAACTG GAAGGCCCAGCACAACCTCCACAAGGAATTGTTCTTCAGAATCCGAGAAAGGTCCTGTGCATAAAAGTGGAGAAAGCACTGATGAAACACAGGG gcCAAATATGGTGATCCATGTGTGTGACGAAGCAAAAAACCTCAAAGAAGATTTTGTGTGTCCTCGAGACCTTTtgatttcagaaatgaaatactTTGCTGAGTATCTGTCAGTGGATGCCCAGCGCTGGGAAGAGGTGGACATCTCAGTGCACTGTGACGTTCACATCTTCGACTGGTTGATAAGATACGTTAAGAGGAACACTAAAGATTCTGAAGCTAATGAAATGCCAACTTTAG aaCCATCAAATGTGATATCAATTCTTATTTCCTCTGAGTTTTTGAAGATGGATTCATTA gtagaaaaatgtattcattaTTGTCACAAAAATATGAATGCTATTGTAGCCACACCATGTAACATGAATTGTATCAATGCTAATCTTGTTACACACATTGCTGATCTCTTCACGCACAATGAATTGGAAGAGCTGAAGGACAAAAGAGACAAATTTAAGAG TAAACTTTTCTGCAAGAAGATTGAGAGACTGTTTGATCCGGAGTACCTAAATCCAGATTCTCGAGGAAATGCAGCAACATTATACAG agacAAAACCTGGGAAGTGCATGAGTACTTAATTTGCCTTCATGAGGAATTGAAATCCTGGAGGGATGTTTATTGGCGTCTTTGGGGGACTGTCAATTGGTTGACCTGCTCGAGATGTAACCAA TCTTTCCTGTGTACTGAATTCTCCCATTGCCAGTACCATTTGCAGCCAGTTCTTTATCCAAGTGTAGTAAGTGCTCTGGGCTCGACTGCGACAGGAGTATATCCCTGTTGTAACCAAAAAGTTCTTCGATTTGATCCTACAACCCTCCCAAAG GGCTGCCAAGTGAGGGATCATGTGGTTGATTTACCTTCAGGAAATGAAGATGGGGATGCTTTGCCATCTCAGACTACTAAAATATTGAATGATCTGCTTCATCATAGAGATGTTATTGTTGTTCCTTTCACTAAGGATGAGAATAG TGATTCTGGCATTGGGCTCTGTGATGAAAAAGGCATTGAATGTGATGTGCTTGTAGAACCAAATATGCCGTGGGGTCCCAAAACTGGAGAAATCAATGCT tttctttctctgaagaacTGGACTTTACAGCTG AAACAGCAGTCATTGTTATCTGAAGAAGAGGAGTATACCACTGGCTCAGAGGTCACTGAGGATGAAGTGGGGGATGAAGAAGAAGTATGCAGGAAACCAG cagggagaaaggagaaattaaagaaaTCCTACAAGCACCCAAAGAAGGTGGTTTCTTCACCTAGTgttcagaaaaaggagaagccATCTGATAAG TCAAGTTCCCGAGATGCATCTCCATTCAC CGTGAGTATGCAGCAGAACAAATGGGATGCGTCAAGGTCACTAAGATTCAATCAAGATGCTCAAAGAGAAGATG ATCAGAGAAGAATGTCTGAGATTACAGGGCACTTGATAAAAATGAGACTGGGAGACCTTGATCGAGTCAAGTCAAAGGACAGCAAAGAA TATGCAGGAGGCATTTATTCTAGACTTGAAGCTCAGATAAAGGCCTCAGCGCAGGTCAGTGCACGGCAAAACAATGCTGAGAAGAATGCCag GTCAAAATCCCGTTTTGGTCAAGGCCGTCCTACATAA